A region of the Candidatus Moraniibacteriota bacterium genome:
ATAACTTCACCTTTGCCCTCTTTAACTGATATTTTGCTATGTATCTCAGGAAAACCTTCAAGCATTTGTTGGTATTGAGCAGCTTCATAAGAAAGACAGCACATTAATCTTCCACAAACTCCCGATATTCTTTCACTTCCACGATGGGCTACCTGTTGAATTCTGGCCATATCTATTGATATGCTTGGTAAATTACCGGAAAATCTTAAGCAACATAAATCACGTCCGCAAACTCCGCATCCGCCTAATTTTCTAGCTTCATCCCTTGATCCAACTTGATGTAAGCGTACACTGCGATGGAATATTTTAGAGAGATTTTTAACCAATTCACGAAAATCTATCCTTTCATCAGCTGTAAAAAGTACAATTGCGTTGCTTCCATCTAAACTTATATGAACGTCTACTAGCTTCATATTCAGACCCAGACGTTTTATTTCACTCTTGCTTAAATTTGCAATTTCATCTTTCTTTTCCTTATTTTTTGCGTATGTGCTAAGATCCCGTTCTGTTGCTTTTCTTAATATTGTTGTTCTTTTTTCTTCTAAAATATTACCTTCTTCTGGTTCAATGAGACCGATTTCATTACATGATTCCTCTTTAACTACTACCAAATCTCCGTCTTGTAGCTCTAAATCGCTATTGCATTGGCGGGCAGGTTCCCAACTATACA
Encoded here:
- the ricT gene encoding regulatory iron-sulfur-containing complex subunit RicT, with amino-acid sequence MYTYSVRVYSWEPARQCNSDLELQDGDLVVVKEESCNEIGLIEPEEGNILEEKRTTILRKATERDLSTYAKNKEKKDEIANLSKSEIKRLGLNMKLVDVHISLDGSNAIVLFTADERIDFRELVKNLSKIFHRSVRLHQVGSRDEARKLGGCGVCGRDLCCLRFSGNLPSISIDMARIQQVAHRGSERISGVCGRLMCCLSYEAAQYQQMLEGFPEIHSKISVKEGKGEVMEFNVLTGDIKIKMEDGGISVVKKDGLK